The DNA sequence GTAATACCCCCCTCCCATGCCAATCCTATTTCCCTGTGTATCAAATGCGACCAGAGGAGTGAAAATAAGATCTAACTCTTTCATTGGGCAGGCATCTAATTGATTTAATTTGGGCTCAAATATCCCGTGTTGATTAAGCACCATTTCAGTTTTTGTGGTGTACTCCAGAAACAACAAGTGACCTTTGTTAAAGGGGTGTATAACGGGTAAGTATATTTTTTTGTTTTTTTGCCAGCACCACTCAACAAATCGAAGCGTATCTATTTCACCATCATAAGCAAGAGTGACCGATATTTTTCCCGCTTGTTGAACCCGCGAATGTTTAATTAAACGGGAGAATAAGCTGTCTGCATCTTGTTTTTGCTGTAAGCCGGAAAGATCACGTCTTGCTGTGCGGATTTGATGCCGTATTTCTGTTCGAGAAAGTGTTTTGTTCATAGGTCAATGCTAATCCATGGCGGTAGAGTGGAGAAATAATACTACGCATAATACATTTTTGACAGTGGCTCAGACAGGTCGTTTTTTATTAACGCTATCCCAGTGATCAAGGCTGTTTTTAACCGTTTTTTAAGACCCTCTTATGCTGAGGTTTAAAACAGTTTTACCTTGCTGTAACTCTGCGTCGATGCATTTATAAATCTGTTAGAGAAGTGTCAGTTATATCAAAATAAATAAAATTGCGAGATCAATTGAAAGGTTCGGATATCAAAATTAATCAATAGGTTCAGGGGGGCTGTTTTACAATATGAATATTTATTTTGGTATTCGCTCAACGAGTGTTGATCACTCTTTGTCAAAGCTATCGACTACAATAGCGCCCATTGATGCAGGCATAGTAATGATTATGATGCGTTTTAAGGCGGTTATTGGATCCTCTAACAACGGCAGTTTATTTAAACAGAATAAAACCAAACTGACCACAAAAGCGGCCATGACATAAGCTATAAAGATACGAAAAATAAAGACGATTACACGAGACTTAATATTCTTTTGAAATACACTTTGATAGGTAAAAAATGCAAGAAATAGTATCGATAAAGTAAGTAACATGAGCAAGTTAGGGAAGGGTAGCGTTTCACTCAATCGCCACGCTTCTTCCGAAAAAGAGATGGGAACTGCCAGAGCAAAAGCGCCGACAAACACTTGACTAACATCTTCCATATTGAAACTGAATTTCATTTTATATCCTTTCAACGGTCGGCCATTTAAGTAGCAATAAGCACAGAATAATAGTGGAATATCTAACTAAGCCCTCTTACGGCCAGTCTGCTTGCCTTGTATACACCTGAGTGTCAATAATAGATATTACGGGAGGGGCTATCATTACTGACATAGTTTTAGTCAGTACATCTATTTTTGATGGCGATGCATGATTTTTAAATCTGTTTTTAAGCTTACTTTATAATTTACAGCTATGTCTAACCTGTTTTTTTTATTATGCCTATTTTGCGACATTATCATAAGGTATTCAGTTCTAATTGAGCTGGATAGGTTAATTTTTGAATAATACTATTCACTATCGATGTGCAGATGAAGGCAAAAAATCACTAAGAAAAATTATTACAGTGAATTTAAAATAGAAGCATTATTGATAGAGCAGGGTAATAGCGTTTAGGATATAGAACAAAAGGGGAGTGATTCAATAATAGCGTTATTGACTGTCGACCTAAACTCGAAGGTCAAGGTATGGATATTTCTAAGTTTTGCAGGATGAAAAAAGTAATCAGAGGAGTTTGTTATTGGATGTCGACCTAAACCCGAAGGGCAAGGTATGGATATTTCTAAATTTTGCAGGATGAAAAAAGTAACCCAAGGATATCGTTATTGACTGTAGACCTGAACCCGAAGGTCAAGGTAGGTGTCTTAGTGTTTGCCGTAGGCTTCTCGATACGAGCCGAGCTTGCACAGTAGCATTCAAGCCAAGTCACCGGGATTATAATTATCGGCTCAGAGACGTAGTCAAGAAGAGCGGATATCCGAGGGTTGAAATAACTCTACGCGAGTTTGTTGTATTTGGAAAGGATTTTCCTATAGAATTTCGACATTGTTTCAAAGTTCATTTACATTTTTTTAATAGGTAATTTAAGTGTTTAAAAATTAATGTGGTTGTGTCAATGTCACCGTTAGTTTTTTTTGATTGTTTTTGCTAAGCGCAAGTCAATTGAATCATTAATCTTTTGAATTCGTTGATCCAGTTTTTCTACATGTTCTTTATGTTGTGTTTGTTCTACAGATAGTTCATGGCAGAAATTCAATGCCGCTAGCACAATGACCTGTTCATTACGTAAATTTCGTGCATTGCTTTTTATATTGCTAATTCTTTCGTTAAATTGATCTACGCTGTTTTGAAGGGTTAACTCCTCCCCTTCCGGGCATGATATTTTGTATTGTTGCCCTAAAATAGATATATCAATATGTGCCATAATCAACCTGTGAAATGTAAATTTAAAGTAAGCTCGGCGCTATTGTGTTGGCAAGCTTAAAAAGAATGTATAACTTACGAACTATAGCTACCATGCTATGAAGTTTCAAGTAGTTACTAGCGACAAAAACGACAGGATGTTAGTATTAAGCTTTCATATTTTATTTAATTGATGAGTAAAACGAATGAGTAATGAACCACTACCAAGTTTTAACAAAATAACCCAAACCTTGGAAGCTGCAGAGCTGTTTACTAATGCATCTGAAACTCATGGTGTTTTGTCCGGCCTTATTTGCGGTGGTGTTAAGCTTGATGGAAAAAGTTGGCGACCTCATTTTAATGATGTTGTCAACGAAGGGGTGGGGTTGCCTCGTTCCGCGCAAAAGTTGGTAGAATCCATTTATGGGCAAGTTGTTAATCAGTTTACCGATGATGGTTTGGGCTTTAACTTGTTATTACCCGATGATGAGGTGCCACTTGATGAACGCGCCGAAGCAATGTCACAATGGTCTCAAGGCTTTTTAGTTGGATTTGGTATGGTGCAGCAAGCATTAAATGAGGCACCTGCTGACGTTCAAGAATTGATTCGTGATATTCGTGATATCTCCCAGGTGAGTTTGGATTTTGAACAGGAAGATGAAGAGTCAGAAATCGCATTTGCTGAGATTGTTGAGTATCTTCGTGTTGGCGCAATGCTTTGCTTTAATACTTTTTCACGTAACCCCAACACACCCATTTCAAAAACCCTTCACTAGGATTAATAATTAATGGTAATGACTGAATTTCAACAACGCAGAGCCTCTTTTTTTACAAAGATGCAAAATAATAGTCTGGCTATTTTTCCGGCAGCGGAAGAAAAGATACGCAGTAAAGATACTGAATATCCTTTCCGGCAAAATAGTGACTTTTATTATTTAACGGGTTTTAATGAGCCGGATGCTTATTTGCTGATTATCAATAAGTGTGGTGAGCAGCAAACAGTTTTATTTAATCGAAAAAAAGATAAAAATGCGGAAATTTGGCATGGTCTGCGCATGGGACAAAGTGCCGCCGTGAGTACACTTGGTTTTGATCTGGCTTATGATGTTCTCGAATTTGAAGAGCAACTGCAGGGCTTTATTGGTGACTTTTCTGTGCTTTATTATCCCGTTTTTAATGCGCCCGAATTGGAAAAACGCTTAAGTTCTGTGATTAACTTAATGCGGGCAGATCGCAGCAAAGGACAGGCTGCGCCTACGCAGTTTATTGATAACCTTGCCATTGTGCATGAAATGCGTCTAATTAAATCTGAAAATGAAATGGCATTGATGTCTGATGCGGCTGAAATTTCAGCGGCGGGGCACATCAGAGCCATGCAGCTTTGTCATCCAGGCATGTGGGAATACCAGTTAGAAGCAGAAATTCGCTACGAATTTGCTCAACAGGGTGCGACGAATGTTGCTTATAACAGTATCGTTGCTGGTGGCCATCATGCTTGTATTTTACATTACACGGAAAATAATCAACAGTTACATGATGGGGATCTGGTCTTAATTGATGCCGGTGCTGAATATAAGGGCTATGCAGGTGATATCACCCGAACCTTTCCTGTTAATGGTATTTTTTCTGAGCATCAGGCAAAACTATATCAACTGGTTTTGAATATTCAAGTAAGTGCGATTAATCAGGTAAAGCCCGGTGTTGCCTTGGCCGATATTAATAAAAGTGCCGTTAAGAAAATGATTGAGGGTCTGCTTGAATTGGGGATTGTAGAAGGAGACAGTGAGCAGCTGATAAAGGATCAGGCTCATAAAGAGTTTTATATGCATGGTCTGGGTCATTATTTAGGATTAGATGTGCATGATGTAGGCTTATACGGTACTGCTGAACATCCCCGTTTACTCGAAGCAGGTATGGTGATCACCATTGAGCCTGGTATATATATCAGTGAAAATGCTAACGTCGATGATGTTTGGAAGGGCATTGGTATTCGCATCGAAGATGATGTCTTAGTGACTCAAAGTGGCGCTGAAGTGTTAAGCGCGGATGTCCCTAAGAGTATTAATGAAATTGAAGCATTAATGGCCAATGTAACTGTCTATGGATAAAAATAGTGATTATGACCTTGTTATTGTCGGGGCAGGTATTGTTGGCAGTCTGCTTGCTTATGCCTTATTAAAGCGCAGTCCAACGCTGAGGGTTGCCCTTGTCGATGAAAACCCGAAACCAGCATCAGGCAGCAAAAGCTCTATTCCGGGGTTTGATGCGCGCAGTATTGCGCTAAGCGCAGGCACCTGCGATATACTCGATGACTTGGGTTTTTGGGCGGATATTAAAGCGCATGCCCAGCCGATTGAAGAGATACATATCTCTGATCGCGGTTGTTTCGGGAAATTAGATTTATGCGCTAAAGATGAGCCTCAAGCATTTGGTTATGTGCTCGAACTGCATCAAATTGGCTGCGCGCTTAACAAACGATTAGATAAGTTAACACAATTAGCGCGTTTTTATGATTCACGTATTACCAAAATTGAAAAACAGCCAGAGCAGACCCTTTGTCATCTTTTTGATAATACTATTCTGACGGCTAAATTATGTGTCGCAGCAGATGGAGCAAACAGTTCGACCCGTCATCTGCTGTCGATCCCCTCACAATCTTTTGATTATGAATGTACTGCGATTATTGCTAATGTGCGTTGTTCTAAGCCGCATCTTAATAAGGCGTTTGAGCGTTTTACCGAATTTGGTCCTATT is a window from the Psychromonas ingrahamii 37 genome containing:
- a CDS encoding UPF0149 family protein, whose product is MSNEPLPSFNKITQTLEAAELFTNASETHGVLSGLICGGVKLDGKSWRPHFNDVVNEGVGLPRSAQKLVESIYGQVVNQFTDDGLGFNLLLPDDEVPLDERAEAMSQWSQGFLVGFGMVQQALNEAPADVQELIRDIRDISQVSLDFEQEDEESEIAFAEIVEYLRVGAMLCFNTFSRNPNTPISKTLH
- the ubiH gene encoding 2-octaprenyl-6-methoxyphenyl hydroxylase, whose product is MDKNSDYDLVIVGAGIVGSLLAYALLKRSPTLRVALVDENPKPASGSKSSIPGFDARSIALSAGTCDILDDLGFWADIKAHAQPIEEIHISDRGCFGKLDLCAKDEPQAFGYVLELHQIGCALNKRLDKLTQLARFYDSRITKIEKQPEQTLCHLFDNTILTAKLCVAADGANSSTRHLLSIPSQSFDYECTAIIANVRCSKPHLNKAFERFTEFGPIALLPLTDNRYSLVWSVASGDAARLCALNDEHFLSELQNAFGYLAGVFTAAGKRDSYPLKLTKTTQPFAHRGVCIGNAAHCLHPVMGQGFNLGMRDLFVLSSIISELQDPQKIGGFDMLNRYWLARESDHNNTISLTDSVVRIFNNNHWPIILGRNVVLQAMRYLSDLSVPIIKQAKGQFPLLSRDTNK
- a CDS encoding cell division protein ZapA, which gives rise to MAHIDISILGQQYKISCPEGEELTLQNSVDQFNERISNIKSNARNLRNEQVIVLAALNFCHELSVEQTQHKEHVEKLDQRIQKINDSIDLRLAKTIKKN
- a CDS encoding DUF2391 family protein; this translates as MKFSFNMEDVSQVFVGAFALAVPISFSEEAWRLSETLPFPNLLMLLTLSILFLAFFTYQSVFQKNIKSRVIVFIFRIFIAYVMAAFVVSLVLFCLNKLPLLEDPITALKRIIIITMPASMGAIVVDSFDKE
- the pepP gene encoding Xaa-Pro aminopeptidase translates to MVMTEFQQRRASFFTKMQNNSLAIFPAAEEKIRSKDTEYPFRQNSDFYYLTGFNEPDAYLLIINKCGEQQTVLFNRKKDKNAEIWHGLRMGQSAAVSTLGFDLAYDVLEFEEQLQGFIGDFSVLYYPVFNAPELEKRLSSVINLMRADRSKGQAAPTQFIDNLAIVHEMRLIKSENEMALMSDAAEISAAGHIRAMQLCHPGMWEYQLEAEIRYEFAQQGATNVAYNSIVAGGHHACILHYTENNQQLHDGDLVLIDAGAEYKGYAGDITRTFPVNGIFSEHQAKLYQLVLNIQVSAINQVKPGVALADINKSAVKKMIEGLLELGIVEGDSEQLIKDQAHKEFYMHGLGHYLGLDVHDVGLYGTAEHPRLLEAGMVITIEPGIYISENANVDDVWKGIGIRIEDDVLVTQSGAEVLSADVPKSINEIEALMANVTVYG
- a CDS encoding 5-formyltetrahydrofolate cyclo-ligase — its product is MNKTLSRTEIRHQIRTARRDLSGLQQKQDADSLFSRLIKHSRVQQAGKISVTLAYDGEIDTLRFVEWCWQKNKKIYLPVIHPFNKGHLLFLEYTTKTEMVLNQHGIFEPKLNQLDACPMKELDLIFTPLVAFDTQGNRIGMGGGYYDRMLAPWFKDKTGPYPIGLAHDCQQVQQLPVEEWDVPLPEIITPSMHFCW